The following coding sequences are from one Vicugna pacos chromosome 19, VicPac4, whole genome shotgun sequence window:
- the KCNG1 gene encoding voltage-gated potassium channel regulatory subunit KCNG1, which produces MTLLPGDNSDYDYSALSCASDASFHPAFFPQSQSLKGVFYRRAQRLRPQDEPRQGGQPEDRRRQIIINVGGIKYSLPWTTLEEFPLTRLGQLKACTNFDDILNVCDDYDVTCNEFFFDRNPGAFGTILTFLRAGKLRLLREMCALSFQEELLYWGIAEDHLDGCCKRRYLQKIEEFAEMVEREDEEDALDSEDPDSEGPAEGEGRLGRCMRRLRDMVERPHSGLPGKVFACLSVLFVTVTAVNLSISTLPSLREEEEQGQCSQMCHNIFIVESVCVGWFSLEFLLRLIQAPSKFAFLRSPLTLIDMVAILPYYITLLVDGAAAGRRKPGTGNSYLDKVGLVLRVLRALRILYVMRLARHSLGLQTLGLTARRCTREFGLLLLFLCVAIALFAPLLYVIENEMADSPEFTSIPACYWWAVITMTTVGYGDMVPRSTPGQVVALSSILSGILLMAFPVTSIFHTFSRSYLELKQEQERVMFRRTQFLIKTKSQLSSMSHDSDILFGSASSDTRDNN; this is translated from the exons ATGACCCTCTTACCGGGAGACAACTCTGACTACGACTACAGCGCGCTGAGCTGCGCCTCCGACGCCTCCTTCCACCCGGCCTTCTTCCCGCAGAGCCAGTCGCTCAAGGGCGTCTTCTACCGCCGGGCCCAGCGGCTGCGGCCGCAGGACGAGCCCCGCCAGGGCGGCCAGCCCGAGGACCGCAGGCGGCAGATCATCATCAACGTGGGTGGCATCAAGTACTCGCTGCCCTGGACCACGCTGGAGGAGTTCCCGCTGACACGGCTGGGCCAGCTCAAGGCCTGCACCAACTTCGACGACATCCTCAACGTGTGCGATGACTACGACGTCACCTGCAACGAGTTCTTCTTCGACCGCAACCCGGGGGCGTTTGGCACCATCCTGACCTTCCTGCGCGCGGGCAAGCTGCGGCTGCTGCGGGAGATGTGCGCCCTGTCCTTCCAGGAGGAGCTGCTCTACTGGGGCATCGCCGAGGACCACCTGGACGGCTGCTGCAAGCGCCGCTACCTGCAGAAGATCGAGGAGTTCGCGGAGATGGTGGAGCGGGAGGACGAGGAGGACGCGCTGGACAGCGAGGACCCCGACAGCGAGGGCCCGGCGGAGGGCGAGGGCCGCCTGGGCCGCTGCATGCGGAGACTGCGCGACATGGTGGAGAGGCCGCACTCGGGGCTGCCCGGGAAAGTGTTCGCCTGCCTGTCGGTGCTCTTTGTCACCGTCACCGCCGTCAACCTCTCCATCAGCACCTTGCCCagcctgagggaggaggaggagcag GGCCAGTGCTCCCAGATGTGCCACAACATCTTCATCGTGGAGTCCGTGTGCGTAGGCTGGTTCTCCCTCGAGTTCCTCCTGCGGCTCATCCAGGCGCCCAGCAAGTTCGCCTTCCTGCGGAGCCCGCTGACGCTGATCGACATGGTGGCCATCCTGCCCTACTACATCACGCTGCTGGTGGACGGCGCCGCCGCGGGCCGCCGCAAGCCCGGCACGGGCAACAGCTACCTGGACAAGGTGGGGCTGGTGCTGCGGGTCCTGCGGGCGCTGCGCATCCTGTATGTCATGCGCCTGGCCCGCCACTCCCTGGGGCTGCAGACTCTGGGGCTCACAGCCCGCCGCTGCACCCGCGAGTTTGGGCTCCTGCTGCTCTTCCTCTGCGTGGCCATCGCCCTCTTTGCCCCGCTCCTCTACGTCATCGAGAACGAGATGGCCGATAGCCCCGAGTTCACCAGCATCCCTGCCTGCTACTGGTGGGCCGTCATCACCATGACAACTGTGGGCTATGGAGACATGGTACCCCGGAGCACGCCCGGCCAGGTGGTGGCGCTCAGCAGCATCCTCAGCGGCATCCTCCTCATGGCCTTCCCCGTGACCTCCATCTTCCACACCTTCTCCCGCTCCTACCTGGAGCTCAAGCAGGAGCAAGAGAGGGTGATGTTCCGGAGGACCCAGTTCCTCATCAAAACCAAGTCGCAGCTGAGCAGCATGTCCCACGACAGTGACATCTTGTTTGGAAGTGCCTCCTCGGACACCAGAGACAACAACTGA